Proteins found in one Panthera tigris isolate Pti1 chromosome B3, P.tigris_Pti1_mat1.1, whole genome shotgun sequence genomic segment:
- the LOC102962890 gene encoding acyl-coenzyme A thioesterase 1-like has product MWRTVHAVLRTPGTPLLLRRSMSTSALLAQKSATLTVTPKTGLADELLDIKVEGLGPGERVTLRASAVSYRGRLFRSLAHYEADGRGGLDLARDRALGGDFTGVEPMGLLWSLTPVGSEDPCFSQMPRGVMKTPLKVEVTVHHAPQQQAVPLGPALASAQVQRWFSSPELSRARLQAGRLRGVFLLPPGDGPFPGLIDMFGDGGLNESRASLLACRGFATLALPFFGYEDLPPIMKDLNLDYFEEAAKFVQSHPKVKGPHIGVIGSGKGAELAFSMASFLPNIAAVVSINGCVSNTATTLTCGRSILPGLPFNLDKISAMDSGVYDVKEALEDPLDPAYRESRIPLEKASAHFLFIVGEDDRHWKSSVYADIAVKHLTEHGKTNFTLLSYPNAGHRIDPPYSPFFSVYLDPVLGVPILGGGQLKAHAVAQIESWKKILEFLHLHLG; this is encoded by the exons ATGTGGAGGACTGTCCATGCCGTGCTCCGGACCCCCGGAACCCCACTCCTGCTCCGGAGGTCAATGTCCACATCTGCCCTTCTCGCCCAGAAGTCTGCGACCTTGACCGTCACCCCCAAGACTGGGCTGGCCGACGAGCTCCTGGATATTAAAGTGGAGGGCTTAGGTCCCGGGGAGCGGGTGACCCTTCGGGCGTCGGCCGTCAGCTACCGAGGCCGCCTCTTCCGATCGCTGGCCCACTACGAGGCGGACGGCCGCGGGGGGTTGGACCTGGCCAGGGACCGGGCTCTGGGCGGCGACTTCACGGGCGTGGAGCCCATGGGGCTCCTGTGGAGCCTCACGCCGGTCGGCTCGGAGGATCCCTGCTTCAGCCAGATGCCGAGAGGCGTGATGAAAACCCCCCTCAAAGTGGAGGTGACCGTCCACCACGCGCCGCAGCAGCAGGCGGTACCGCTGGGCCCGGCGCTGGCCTCTGCCCAGGTGCAGCGCTGGTTTTCCAGCCCGGAGCTGAGCCGCGCTCGCCTGCAAGCCGGCCGCCTGCGGGGCGTCTTCTTGCTGCCCCCAG GAGATGGTCCTTTTCCTGGTTTGATTGATATGTTTGGTgatggaggattaaatgaatctCGAGCCAGTCTCCTGGCTTGTCGAGGTTTTGCTACTCTGGCTTTGCCATTTTTTGGCTATGAAGATCTACCTCCAATcatgaaagacttaaatttagATTACTTTGAAGAGGCAGCTAAATTTGTGCAAAGTCACCCAAAG GTTAAAGGTCCACACATTGGAGTGATTGGTTCTGGCAAAGGGGCAGAGTTGGCATTTTCCATGGCTAGCTTTCTCCCAAATATAGCTGCAGTTGTGAGCATCAACGGCTGTGTCTCTAACACAGCTACTACCCTTACATGTGGTAGATCAATCCTGCCAGGACTGCCTTTTAACCTAGACAAAATCTCTGCCATGGATTCAGGGGTTTATGATGTTAAAGAAGCGCTGGAGGACCCCTTGGATCCAGCCTACCGGGAAAGTCGTATCCCCCTTGAAAAAGCCAGTGCCCATTTCCTTTTTATAGTCGGAGAAGATGATAGGCATTGGAAGAGTTCTGTTTATGCTGACATAGCTGTGAAGCATCTCACAGAGCATGGGAAGACAAATTTTACTCTTTTAAGCTATCCTAACGCCGGCCACAGAATAGATCCCCCGTACAGCCCTTTTTTCTCTGTATACCTTGATCCAGTGTTGGGAGTGCCTATTCTGGGAGGTGGGCAGCTAAAAGCTCATGCTGTCGCTCAGATTGAGTCTTGGAAGAAGATCTTGGAATTTTTGCACTTGCATCTAGGGTAA
- the LOC122239282 gene encoding peroxisomal succinyl-coenzyme A thioesterase-like has protein sequence MAATVTLEPAGRCAWDEPVRITVRGLSPGQPVTLRTSLRDENGSLFRARALYQADADGLLDLARAPALGGSFTGLEPMGLLWALETEKPFWRFVKRDVQTPFAVELEVLEGHEPDIGRVLSRTVLERDFLRPGVRRGPVRAGRVRGTLFLPPGPGPFPGIIDIFGIGGGLLEYRASLLAGHGFATLALAYYNFEDLPEELDSIDLTYFEEAVCYMLQHSQVKGPGIGLLGISLGADICLSMASFLKNISATVSINGSGFSGNKPIYYKQTCIPSLSYDLRRIKVTFSGVLDIVDIRNDTVGGYENPSMIPIEKAQGPILFIVGQDDHNWRSELYAQIASERLQAHGKEKLKIISYPGTGHYIEPPYFPLCPASVHKLLNKPVLWGGEPRAHSKAQEDAWKQILTFFCRHLGGPQNIASPKL, from the exons ATGGCGGCTACGGTGACGCTGGAGCCCGCGGGCCGCTGCGCATGGGACGAGCCCGTGCGCATCACCGTGCGCGGCCTCTCCCCGGGACAGCCCGTCACGCTGCGCACGTCCCTGCGCGACGAGAATGGCTCGCTCTTCCGGGCCCGCGCGCTGTACCAAGCGGACGCCGACGGCCTCCTGGACCTGGCGCGCGCGCCCGCGCTGGGCGGCAGCTttacggggctcgagcccatgggGCTGCTCTGGGCCCTGGAGACCGAGAAGCCTTTTTGGCGGTTTGTGAAGCGGGACGTGCAGACGCCCTTCGCCGTGGAGCTGGAGGTGCTCGAGGGCCACGAGCCCGACATCGGGCGGGTCCTGAGCCGGACGGTGCTGGAGCGCGACTTCCTGCGGCCGGGGGTGCGGCGCGGGCCGGTGCGCGCCGGCCGGGTGCGCGGCACGCTCTTCCTGCCGCCTG GACCTGGACCTTTCCCAGGGATCATTGACATCTTTGGAATTGGAGGGGGCCTGTTGGAATACAGAGCCAGCCTTCTGGCTGGTCATGGCTTTGCCACGTTGGCGTTAGCTTATTATAATTTTGAAGATCTTCCCGAGGAATTGGATAGCATAGACCTGACCTACTTTGAAGAAGCCGTGTGCTACATGCTTCAACACTCCCAG gtAAAGGGCCCAGGCATTGGGCTTCTGGGCATTTCTTTAGGGGCTGATATTTGTCTCTCCATGgcctcatttttaaagaacatctCAGCCACAGTTTCCATCAATGGATCTGGGTTCAGTGGAAACAAACCTATATACTACAAGCAGACTTGCATCCCTTCATTGAGCTATGATCTGAGGAGAATCAAGGTCACTTTCTCAGGCGTCCTGGACATTGTGGATATACGGAATGATACTGTAGGAGGCTATGAGAACCCCAGCATGATTCCAATTGAGAAGGCCCAGGGGCCCATCCTCTTCATCGTGGGTCAGGATGACCATAACTGGAGGAGTGAGTTATATGCCCAAATAGCCTCTGAACGGTTACAGGCCCACGGAAAGGAAAAACTTAAGATCATCTCTTATCCTGGGACTGGGCATTACATTGAGCCTCCTTACTTCCCCCTGTGCCCAGCTTCTGTGCATAAATTACTGAACAAACCTGTGCTCTGGGGTGGGGAGCCCAGGGCTCATTCTAAGGCCCAGGAAGATGCTTGGAAACAAATTCTAACCTTTTTCTGCAGACATCTTGGAGGTCCCCAGAATATAGCTTCTCCCAAATTGTAA
- the ACOT6 gene encoding putative acyl-coenzyme A thioesterase 6, whose product MAATVTLEPAGRCAWDEPVRITVRGLSPGQPVTLRTSLRDENGALFRARALYQADADGLLDLARAPALGGSFTGLEPMGLLWALEPEKPLVRLVKRDVETPFAVELEVLEGHEPDAGRLLGRAVLERHFLRPGMRRVPVRAGRLRGTLFLPPGAGPFPGIIDLFGSGGGLCEHRASLLAGHGFAVLALAYFKFEDLPEYLDDVHLEYFEEAIDFMLQHPKVKGPGVGLLGFSKGGDLCLSMASFLKGITATVLINSCVANTITPLHYKDMFIPSLGSDPGKIVVTESGVLIFLDIWDNPLEELNYQSIIPLERAQGPFLFLVGMDDHCWKSEFYARIASERLQAHGKDRPQIIYYPGTGHCIEPPYFPLCRASVHTVLGQAILHGGEPKAQSRAQVDAWQEIQTFFHKHLNGKKSVPSSKM is encoded by the exons ATGGCGGCTACGGTGACGCTGGAGCCCGCGGGCCGCTGCGCATGGGACGAGCCCGTGCGCATCACCGTGCGCGGCCTCTCCCCGGGACAGCCCGTCACGCTGCGCACGTCCCTGCGCGACGAGAATGGCGCGCTCTTCCGGGCCCGCGCGCTGTACCAAGCGGACGCCGACGGCCTCCTGGACCTGGCGCGCGCGCCCGCGCTGGGCGGCAGCTttacggggctcgagcccatgggGCTGCTCTGGGCCCTGGAGCCCGAGAAGCCCTTGGTGCGGCTGGTGAAGCGGGACGTGGAGACGCCCTTCGCCGTGGAGCTGGAGGTTCTCGAGGGCCACGAGCCCGACGCCGGGCGGCTCCTGGGCCGAGCGGTGCTGGAGCGCCACTTCCTGCGGCCGGGGATGCGGCGGGTGCCGGTACGCGCGGGCCGGTTGCGCGGCACGCTCTTCCTGCCGCCCG GTGCAGGACCCTTCCCTGGGATCATCGATCTGTTTGGGAGTGGTGGTGGCCTTTGTGAACACAGGGCCAGCCTCCTGGCTGGACATGGTTTTGCTGTGCTTGCTTTGGCTTATTTCAAATTTGAAGACCTCCCTGAATATTTGGATGATGTGCACCTGGAGTACTTTGAAGAAGCTATAGACTTCATGCTGCAGCATCCAAAG gTGAAAGGCCCTGGTGTTGGGCTTCTTGGCTTCTCCAAAGGAGGTGACCTGTGTCTCTCAATGGCCTCTTTCTTGAAGGGCATCACAGCCACTGTACTTATTAATTCCTGTGTAGCCAACACAATAACTCCTCTGCATTACAAGGATATGTTTATTCCCAGTCTTGGCAGTGACCCAGGGAAAATTGTAGTTACTGAGTCaggggttttaatttttttggatattTGGGATAATCCACTGGAGGAACTCAACTATCAAAGTATTATTCCATTGGAAAGAGCCCAGGggccttttctgtttcttgttggCATGGATGATCATTGCTGGAAGAGTGAATTCTATGCTCGTATAGCCTCTGAACGCTTACAAGCCCATGGGAAAGACAGACCCCAGATAATCTACTACCCAGGAACTGGTCACTGTATTGAACCaccttattttcctctttgtagaGCTTCTGTGCATACAGTGTTAGGCCAAGCAATACTCCATGGAGGTGAGCCAAAGGCACAGTCAAGGGCACAGGTAGATGCCTGGCAGGAAATTCAAACTTTCTTCCATAAACATCTCAATGGTAAAAAATCTGTGCCGTCCAGCAAAATGTGA